One Rhodospirillales bacterium genomic window carries:
- a CDS encoding D-2-hydroxyacid dehydrogenase yields the protein MTLRIAQMLRDYHDVVDADFLAAFPDVEVVRAHNPDELAGALDGAEVFFTYNSAFTPETGPVIAKHGQALKWIQFATVGIDIAQEHGLPQDVLITNIGDISQTALAGHAMALMLGVMRGFHPYEGFRANHDWARNEFSPGLIPATGGTMVILGMGRIGQDVARKAKAFDMEVICVTRAATPAPFIDRVVKREDVGDVLPHADVLMIAMALDDETRNFIDADKIALLKPNAIVVNVSRGQVIDEAALTQALAAGWIKGAGIDAFADEPLSPDSPLWDLDNVLMTPHIAGQGGDAQKQGLAKLVRENLRLYLDGKPLKSVVR from the coding sequence ATGACCTTGCGCATTGCCCAGATGCTGCGGGATTACCACGATGTGGTGGATGCAGATTTTTTGGCGGCCTTCCCGGATGTGGAAGTGGTGCGGGCGCATAATCCCGATGAACTGGCCGGGGCCTTGGACGGTGCGGAGGTGTTCTTTACCTATAATTCTGCCTTCACACCAGAAACCGGCCCGGTCATTGCAAAACACGGGCAGGCGTTGAAATGGATACAATTTGCCACCGTTGGCATTGATATCGCGCAAGAACATGGCCTGCCCCAAGACGTCTTAATCACCAATATTGGCGATATTAGCCAGACCGCTTTGGCGGGCCATGCCATGGCGTTGATGCTGGGTGTGATGCGGGGCTTTCATCCCTATGAAGGGTTTCGGGCCAATCATGATTGGGCCAGAAATGAATTTTCCCCGGGCCTGATTCCGGCCACCGGTGGCACCATGGTGATTTTGGGCATGGGGCGCATTGGCCAAGACGTTGCCCGCAAAGCCAAGGCTTTTGATATGGAGGTGATCTGCGTGACCCGCGCCGCCACCCCCGCGCCCTTCATTGATCGGGTGGTGAAACGCGAAGATGTTGGCGATGTTTTGCCACACGCCGATGTTCTGATGATCGCCATGGCATTGGATGATGAAACCCGGAATTTTATAGATGCGGATAAAATTGCGTTGCTGAAACCGAACGCCATCGTTGTCAATGTCAGCCGGGGCCAAGTGATCGATGAAGCGGCATTGACCCAAGCCTTGGCGGCGGGGTGGATCAAAGGGGCGGGCATCGATGCCTTCGCCGATGAACCTTTAAGCCCCGATAGCCCGTTATGGGATTTGGATAATGTATTGATGACCCCCCATATTGCGGGCCAAGGCGGCGACGCCCAAAAACAGGGATTGGCAAAGCTTGTGCGCGAAAATTTGCGGCTTTATCTAGATGGCAAACCGCTGAAAAGTGTCGTGCGTTAG
- a CDS encoding DedA family protein: MLRGLYDWTMNLAGHKRAGSALFAVSFAESSFFPIPPDVMIIPMVLADRTRAWRIAMICTIASVLGAILGYAIGALLYDSIGKPMMDFYGYGAKFETFTAHYNEWGAWIVAGAALTPFPFKVITIASGVASLDPLTFIVSAVLARGARFYAVAALLWRFGEPIRAFIERNLSLLSIAFFALLLGGFVLIKYAF; the protein is encoded by the coding sequence ATGTTGCGCGGGCTTTATGACTGGACCATGAATTTAGCCGGGCACAAGCGTGCGGGCTCGGCCCTGTTCGCAGTCAGCTTTGCCGAATCATCGTTCTTTCCCATCCCCCCCGACGTAATGATCATCCCCATGGTGCTGGCCGATCGCACCCGGGCATGGCGCATTGCCATGATCTGCACGATCGCATCGGTGTTGGGGGCTATTTTGGGCTACGCCATCGGGGCCTTGCTTTATGACAGCATCGGCAAACCGATGATGGATTTTTACGGCTATGGCGCGAAATTCGAAACCTTCACCGCCCATTACAATGAATGGGGCGCATGGATTGTGGCGGGGGCTGCGCTGACCCCCTTCCCCTTCAAGGTGATCACCATTGCCTCTGGCGTTGCATCGTTGGACCCGCTCACCTTTATCGTCTCAGCCGTTCTTGCACGTGGTGCGCGGTTTTATGCGGTGGCGGCACTTTTATGGCGCTTTGGCGAACCCATCCGGGCCTTCATTGAACGCAATCTATCGCTGTTGAGCATTGCCTTTTTTGCCCTCCTGCTGGGCGGGTTTGTTCTGATAAAATACGCGTTCTGA
- a CDS encoding disulfide bond formation protein B gives MKALYEPRTFFALLLIAAMGILGTALASQYFGGLQPCPLCLWQRYPYVIVIGLGGVGFGLAGHTTMAARASLLSTIAILAALALYIDAGIAAFHVGVEQHWWEGLQSCSAAPISGSIEALGAQLLGTPIVRCDEVAWSLGGISMAGYNFITALGLGIITTRAAQVMKANHGG, from the coding sequence ATGAAAGCACTTTATGAACCCCGCACCTTTTTTGCCCTGCTGCTGATCGCAGCCATGGGCATTTTGGGAACGGCGCTCGCGTCACAATATTTTGGCGGGCTGCAACCCTGCCCCTTATGTCTGTGGCAACGCTATCCTTATGTCATCGTCATCGGGCTGGGGGGCGTTGGGTTTGGATTGGCGGGCCACACCACCATGGCTGCGCGCGCGTCCCTATTGAGTACCATCGCAATTTTGGCAGCACTGGCCCTGTATATTGATGCCGGCATTGCCGCGTTTCATGTGGGTGTTGAGCAGCATTGGTGGGAAGGCCTGCAAAGTTGCAGTGCCGCACCCATTAGCGGCAGCATCGAAGCCTTGGGCGCGCAATTGCTGGGGACCCCCATTGTGCGCTGCGATGAAGTGGCATGGTCGCTGGGTGGTATTTCAATGGCGGGCTATAATTTCATCACCGCCCTTGGACTTGGCATTATCACCACGCGCGCGGCACAAGTGATGAAGGCAAACCATGGTGGATAA
- a CDS encoding CoA-acylating methylmalonate-semialdehyde dehydrogenase: MDDLYHFIGGKRVKGASGRFGEVTNPATGDVCARVPLADGPDLNAAIASAKDAFPGWAATPPLRRARVMFRFKELIEANMDALCAAVTQEHGKVLDDARGSLIRGLEVVEFACGIPHLLKGEYAENVGTGVDSFSLRQPIGICAGITPFNFPVMVPMWMFPLAVAAGNCFILKPSEKVPSAPLMLAELASEAGLPDGVLNVVNGDSTTVNGILAAPEIGAISFVGSTNVAEHVYRTGTDAGKRVQALGGAKNHMVVMPDADIDLAVDGLMGAAYGSAGERCMAISVAVAVGDAGDRLVEKMASRVRDLKIGVGTDGDSEMGPLVTKEHRDRVEAYVDGGVAAGAELVVDGRGFRPKGSEAGFFTGASLFDRVTTDMDIYRDEIFGPVLCVVRADDFEGALKIVNDHQYGNGTAIFTQSGDAAHAFTQGVHAGMVGINVPIPVPMAFMSFGGWKRSLFGDHHIHGAEGVRFYTRLKTVTSRWPQSMTRGAEFIMPTAK; the protein is encoded by the coding sequence ATGGATGATTTATATCATTTTATTGGTGGTAAACGGGTTAAGGGCGCATCTGGGCGCTTTGGCGAGGTAACAAACCCTGCCACGGGTGATGTTTGTGCCCGGGTGCCGCTGGCCGATGGGCCAGATCTTAATGCGGCCATTGCATCGGCTAAAGATGCCTTTCCCGGTTGGGCCGCAACCCCGCCGCTGCGCCGTGCCCGGGTGATGTTCCGGTTCAAGGAATTGATTGAAGCCAATATGGATGCGCTGTGTGCGGCGGTCACCCAGGAACATGGCAAGGTTTTGGATGATGCGCGCGGGTCCTTGATCCGTGGACTGGAGGTGGTGGAATTTGCCTGTGGCATTCCCCATTTGTTAAAGGGTGAATATGCCGAAAATGTTGGCACCGGGGTGGATAGTTTTTCCCTGCGCCAACCCATTGGCATCTGCGCCGGGATCACACCGTTTAATTTTCCGGTCATGGTGCCCATGTGGATGTTTCCGCTGGCCGTGGCGGCGGGGAATTGTTTCATTTTGAAGCCTTCTGAAAAGGTGCCCTCCGCCCCCTTGATGTTGGCAGAGCTGGCATCGGAAGCAGGCCTGCCCGATGGGGTGTTGAACGTTGTTAATGGCGACAGCACAACCGTGAACGGCATTTTGGCCGCTCCTGAAATTGGCGCGATCAGCTTTGTGGGGTCTACCAATGTTGCCGAACATGTTTACCGCACCGGCACGGACGCGGGCAAACGGGTTCAGGCATTGGGTGGTGCTAAAAACCATATGGTGGTGATGCCCGATGCCGATATTGATCTGGCCGTGGATGGCCTGATGGGCGCTGCTTATGGATCGGCAGGGGAACGCTGCATGGCGATTTCGGTTGCTGTTGCGGTGGGCGATGCCGGGGATCGGTTGGTCGAAAAAATGGCTTCCCGGGTGCGCGATTTAAAGATCGGCGTTGGCACCGATGGCGATTCTGAAATGGGGCCGTTGGTCACCAAAGAACACCGTGATCGGGTAGAGGCCTATGTCGACGGCGGCGTGGCTGCGGGCGCAGAACTGGTGGTTGATGGCCGGGGCTTTCGGCCCAAAGGCAGCGAAGCCGGGTTTTTCACCGGCGCATCCCTGTTTGATCGAGTCACCACAGACATGGATATTTACCGCGATGAAATTTTTGGCCCAGTGCTGTGCGTGGTTCGGGCCGATGATTTTGAGGGCGCGCTGAAGATCGTCAATGATCATCAATACGGCAATGGCACGGCGATTTTTACCCAAAGTGGGGATGCCGCTCATGCCTTTACCCAGGGTGTGCATGCGGGCATGGTGGGGATTAACGTCCCCATCCCGGTGCCCATGGCCTTCATGAGCTTCGGTGGCTGGAAACGGTCCCTGTTTGGGGATCATCATATCCATGGCGCCGAGGGCGTGCGGTTCTATACACGGCTTAAAACGGTGACCTCGCGCTGGCCCCAGTCCATGACCCGGGGTGCCGAATTCATCATGCCGACCGCAAAGTAA
- a CDS encoding DOPA 4,5-dioxygenase family protein, producing MNDITIPAWHAHIYYDLATTRTIAADLREKIAAGFPSSVIGGWHDRNVGPHTQPMYQVAFDAALFDTFVPFLALNRAGLAVLVHPHSTGDHVADHMEHAIWLGEILDINTAQWLDN from the coding sequence ATGAACGACATCACCATTCCGGCCTGGCACGCCCATATCTATTACGATCTTGCCACAACACGCACAATTGCGGCGGATTTGCGCGAAAAAATCGCGGCTGGGTTTCCCTCGTCCGTCATTGGCGGCTGGCATGACCGGAACGTTGGCCCCCATACACAGCCCATGTATCAGGTGGCCTTTGATGCGGCGCTGTTTGACACATTTGTGCCGTTTCTTGCCCTGAACCGGGCGGGATTGGCGGTTTTGGTCCATCCCCACAGCACTGGGGACCATGTCGCCGATCATATGGAACATGCCATCTGGCTGGGTGAAATCCTCGACATTAACACCGCACAATGGCTGGATAACTAA
- a CDS encoding glucose 1-dehydrogenase, with protein sequence MSEQRLAGKVALITGAGGAIGGAIARHFASHGAKICVGDINLEGAEQTVSDIGAGGGTAVACPLDVSDAAQAERAVQLAVEKFGNLHILINVAAGSSPDATVVDRSLEDWTREISINLTGCFLMSKYAIPAMKDSGGGAIINIASQYGQIGAPLRSGYCASKGGILQLTKVMAIDHADDNIRVNSISPGAIDTPRSLHRYGTPENANKIRGRFYLARRTGTVLEVAEGALYLASDAASFCTGTDLLIDGGFMAFKGTTDDLPKRD encoded by the coding sequence ATGTCGGAACAAAGATTGGCCGGAAAAGTGGCCTTGATTACCGGCGCTGGCGGGGCCATTGGCGGGGCAATTGCGCGCCATTTTGCGTCCCATGGGGCTAAAATTTGTGTTGGCGACATTAATCTGGAAGGGGCCGAGCAAACCGTCAGCGATATCGGGGCGGGTGGTGGCACGGCTGTGGCCTGCCCGCTGGATGTCTCTGATGCCGCCCAAGCCGAGCGCGCCGTACAGTTGGCGGTCGAGAAATTTGGGAATTTGCACATTTTGATCAATGTGGCGGCGGGATCATCGCCCGATGCGACCGTCGTCGATCGCAGCCTGGAAGATTGGACCCGCGAAATTTCAATTAACCTCACCGGTTGTTTCCTGATGAGCAAATATGCCATCCCGGCCATGAAAGATTCAGGCGGCGGGGCGATTATCAATATCGCGTCGCAATATGGACAAATTGGCGCACCGTTGCGCTCAGGCTATTGCGCATCGAAGGGCGGCATCTTGCAATTGACCAAGGTCATGGCCATCGATCACGCCGATGATAATATTCGGGTGAATTCCATATCGCCCGGTGCCATCGATACGCCGCGCTCATTACACCGTTATGGCACGCCGGAAAATGCCAACAAAATTCGCGGGCGATTTTATCTGGCGCGCCGCACCGGCACGGTTTTGGAAGTGGCCGAAGGGGCGTTGTATCTGGCATCCGATGCGGCGTCTTTTTGTACTGGCACCGATTTATTGATCGATGGGGGGTTCATGGCCTTCAAGGGCACCACCGACGATTTGCCAAAACGGGATTAA
- a CDS encoding ornithine cyclodeaminase family protein — MTLFINEKHVAQLIDEGHATMGDFVAAIEGAFIDQGNGDFDILPRQNFEVPIPGRAKGGSLKIGGAALKGVGAMGASLYSGGYGGMNLWITLYDTTTGKVPAILHGSCIGQMKTGSTSAMAANHMARKDATRVGILGSGDQARTQLMGLCAIRDITTVRAYSTTRENLESYIAWAKGAFPDLDIEAADTAEDAIRDADIFVTITNAADPIMKADWIKPGAHGSIVGAHYPKKREIDAATLNNARVIVDDLEQAFNEKGELLIPLESGEITRDIVQGTIGDVLVGKIKGRESEDQITLFLSGGTALEYIAVANMLHKKAVKAGIGQVLDYEENR; from the coding sequence ATGACCCTGTTTATTAACGAAAAACATGTCGCCCAATTGATTGACGAAGGCCACGCCACCATGGGCGATTTTGTCGCGGCCATCGAAGGCGCCTTTATCGATCAGGGAAATGGCGATTTTGACATTTTGCCGCGCCAGAATTTTGAAGTACCCATACCGGGCCGGGCCAAGGGCGGGTCCTTAAAGATCGGCGGCGCCGCCCTGAAAGGGGTTGGTGCCATGGGCGCATCGCTTTATTCCGGTGGCTATGGCGGCATGAACCTCTGGATCACCCTGTATGATACGACCACCGGAAAGGTGCCGGCCATTTTGCATGGCTCTTGTATTGGCCAAATGAAAACCGGATCAACATCGGCCATGGCCGCCAACCACATGGCCCGCAAAGACGCCACCCGGGTCGGCATTCTGGGTTCTGGCGATCAGGCACGGACCCAATTAATGGGGCTGTGTGCCATCCGTGACATCACAACTGTGCGCGCCTACAGCACCACCCGCGAAAATCTGGAATCCTACATTGCATGGGCAAAAGGTGCGTTTCCTGATCTGGATATTGAGGCCGCAGACACAGCGGAAGACGCCATCCGGGACGCCGATATTTTTGTGACCATCACCAATGCGGCTGATCCCATCATGAAAGCAGACTGGATCAAACCCGGCGCACATGGGTCCATCGTTGGGGCCCATTATCCAAAAAAACGTGAAATTGATGCCGCTACCTTGAACAACGCGCGCGTCATTGTCGATGATCTGGAACAGGCCTTTAATGAAAAGGGTGAATTGTTGATCCCACTGGAAAGTGGCGAGATCACCCGCGATATCGTCCAGGGCACCATCGGTGATGTTCTGGTGGGCAAGATCAAGGGCCGGGAATCCGAAGACCAGATCACCCTGTTCTTATCGGGCGGCACGGCGCTGGAATATATTGCCGTTGCCAACATGCTCCATAAAAAGGCTGTGAAGGCTGGCATCGGTCAAGTTCTGGATTACGAAGAAAACCGCTAA
- a CDS encoding D-2-hydroxyacid dehydrogenase, whose amino-acid sequence MKVIFNQGVNKIDISGLRALAPDVDFVETHTADDVAREIGDADSLSITNRVYLADMVKAVNENAKTLKWINFRTSGIDKALKHGGFLPGTVVTNATGLSAPTLSEHAFSLFMFLARNFRATEEASTRHDWIRDGVSPSVFSFAGRTMAILGMGQIGQSMARKAKAFEMKVIAVSRDYKPDDSVDEVFPRERVKEALAQADAVLISMPSIPETHGFMDADKLSAMKKSAYLVNIARGALVNEPDLIAACKSGQIAGAGLDVTVEEPTPADSPLWDVPNIVLTPHIGGVGDHTPDRQFARIARNIELYQAGKPLEFTVDWESMVD is encoded by the coding sequence ATGAAAGTTATTTTTAATCAAGGGGTGAACAAAATAGACATATCAGGCTTGCGCGCATTGGCCCCCGATGTGGATTTTGTCGAAACCCATACAGCCGATGATGTCGCCCGTGAAATTGGCGATGCAGATTCCTTAAGCATTACCAACCGGGTTTATCTGGCAGACATGGTGAAAGCCGTGAACGAAAATGCGAAGACCCTTAAATGGATCAATTTCAGGACATCGGGGATCGACAAAGCGTTGAAACATGGTGGTTTCCTGCCCGGCACTGTGGTCACCAATGCCACCGGCCTATCCGCCCCCACTTTGTCTGAACATGCCTTTTCGCTGTTTATGTTTTTGGCCCGCAACTTCCGGGCAACGGAAGAAGCCAGCACCCGCCATGACTGGATCCGCGATGGGGTCAGCCCCAGTGTCTTTTCTTTTGCAGGCCGCACCATGGCCATCCTTGGCATGGGCCAAATTGGCCAATCCATGGCGCGCAAGGCAAAAGCCTTTGAAATGAAAGTGATCGCCGTATCACGGGATTACAAACCCGATGATTCTGTCGATGAGGTTTTCCCCCGCGAGCGCGTGAAGGAAGCCCTGGCCCAAGCCGATGCGGTTTTGATCTCTATGCCATCCATCCCTGAAACCCATGGCTTCATGGACGCCGATAAATTATCGGCCATGAAAAAAAGTGCCTATCTGGTCAACATTGCGCGCGGCGCATTAGTCAATGAACCAGACCTGATCGCCGCGTGCAAATCCGGGCAAATTGCAGGGGCCGGGCTGGACGTGACGGTCGAAGAACCCACCCCTGCCGATAGCCCGTTATGGGATGTGCCCAATATCGTGCTGACCCCGCATATCGGCGGTGTGGGCGACCATACCCCGGACCGGCAATTCGCCAGAATTGCTAGAAACATTGAACTGTACCAGGCGGGAAAACCGCTGGAATTTACGGTCGATTGGGAATCAATGGTGGATTAA
- a CDS encoding demethoxyubiquinone hydroxylase family protein translates to MVDKKTKIDRMIRVDQAGEYGAARIYAGQLAVLKNTDAAPVIEEMADKEREHLEKFDHLMNARHVRPTLLGPIWHVAGFALGAATAMMGKKAAMACTEAVEEVIEDHYQAQSDALSKNPAQSDPELAAAITQAQADEADHRQRAINEGARQAPCHAPLTSAVRTGTRMAIWLSERI, encoded by the coding sequence ATGGTGGATAAAAAAACCAAAATTGACCGCATGATCCGGGTCGATCAGGCCGGGGAATACGGCGCTGCGCGCATTTACGCGGGCCAATTGGCGGTTTTGAAAAATACCGATGCCGCCCCGGTGATCGAAGAAATGGCCGATAAAGAACGCGAACATCTGGAAAAATTTGATCATCTGATGAACGCCCGCCACGTGCGGCCAACGCTTCTTGGACCGATCTGGCATGTGGCCGGTTTTGCGCTGGGGGCGGCCACTGCCATGATGGGTAAAAAAGCCGCCATGGCCTGCACCGAAGCGGTAGAAGAAGTGATCGAAGATCACTATCAGGCACAATCGGATGCGCTGTCCAAAAACCCCGCGCAATCAGACCCCGAATTGGCCGCCGCTATTACACAAGCCCAGGCCGATGAAGCCGATCACCGCCAACGCGCCATTAATGAAGGCGCCCGACAAGCCCCCTGCCACGCCCCCCTGACATCAGCCGTGCGCACCGGCACCCGCATGGCCATCTGGCTGTCTGAAAGAATTTAG
- a CDS encoding HNH endonuclease: MFASPESCPALVLNADFRPLSYFPLSVWSWQDAVKAVFLDRVNIVSEYDQQVHSPSFTMALPSVIALKDYIRPATNPIFTRFNVFLRDQFSCQYCGHQTPSERLTFDHVVPKSKGGGTSWTNVVAACEPCNLRKADMMPSKAHMTPRTLPRQPTVRELQANGQAYPPNFLHESWRDFLYWDSELEPS; encoded by the coding sequence GTGTTCGCTTCGCCTGAAAGCTGCCCCGCACTTGTTCTGAATGCCGATTTTCGGCCGCTCAGCTATTTCCCGCTGTCGGTGTGGTCGTGGCAGGATGCGGTGAAGGCGGTTTTTCTGGACCGGGTAAACATCGTTTCCGAATATGATCAACAGGTCCACAGCCCATCCTTTACCATGGCCCTGCCATCGGTGATCGCGCTGAAAGACTATATTCGCCCGGCCACCAATCCCATCTTTACCCGCTTTAACGTGTTCCTGCGCGATCAGTTTTCCTGCCAGTATTGCGGCCACCAAACCCCATCGGAACGCCTCACGTTCGATCACGTGGTGCCAAAATCGAAGGGTGGGGGAACCTCGTGGACCAATGTGGTGGCGGCGTGTGAGCCGTGTAATCTGCGCAAGGCCGACATGATGCCCAGCAAGGCCCATATGACACCCCGCACCCTTCCTCGCCAGCCAACGGTCCGCGAACTCCAGGCCAACGGCCAAGCCTATCCCCCCAACTTTCTCCACGAAAGCTGGCGCGATTTCCTCTACTGGGATTCCGAACTGGAACCCTCTTAA
- a CDS encoding gamma-glutamyltransferase family protein produces the protein MHTSRPELVGTHGMVATNHWLAAQAGMAMMEKGGNAFDAAAAAAFVFQVIYPHLCGPAGEVPILFSAKGGKVTALAGQGPAPATATVARYRDAGFDIMPGTGLMAATVPAAFDSWMMLLCDHGSLPLDVILEPAIGYARNGHGVVGGVVAAIDSMADIFATEWPTSGETYLVNGAVPKTGSLYKLPALADIYERILKEAGTEGGREQVISRARKIWREGFVAEAIDDFCRNASVLDTSGLRHNGLLTGEDIAQFSAHYEDPLTYDYCGTTVAKCGPWSQAPVMLQQLALLKGFDLSAMDPLGVDFVHTVVECAKLAFADREKFYGDPDFADVPMDVLLSDVYNDARRALVGNDASMEQRAGEIPGFGAGVALSGADNPDASAGAGEPGAALGSQKGDTVHIDAVDRFGNIVSATPSGAWLHSSPVVPGLGFPLGTRAQMFWLDETHPNGVAPGKRPRTTLSPSLALKDGKPWLSFGTPGGDFQDQWPLTMFLRHVHHGLNLQEAIDLPLFETLHFPNSFWPRTAYPGHLGLEGGFAPETVAELKRRGHQIETGPSWSIGRVTAAAIDGPWLKAAATSRFMQSYAVGR, from the coding sequence ATGCACACGTCCCGGCCGGAATTGGTCGGCACCCACGGCATGGTGGCGACCAACCATTGGCTGGCAGCGCAGGCTGGCATGGCGATGATGGAAAAGGGTGGCAACGCCTTTGATGCGGCGGCGGCGGCGGCATTTGTGTTCCAGGTGATCTATCCCCATCTTTGTGGGCCTGCGGGCGAAGTGCCCATCTTGTTTTCGGCCAAAGGTGGCAAGGTCACGGCGCTGGCAGGCCAAGGCCCGGCACCCGCCACCGCCACCGTGGCGCGTTACCGCGATGCCGGTTTTGACATTATGCCGGGCACCGGTTTGATGGCCGCCACCGTGCCTGCGGCATTTGATTCGTGGATGATGTTGCTGTGCGATCACGGCAGTTTGCCCCTGGATGTGATTTTAGAACCGGCCATTGGCTATGCCCGCAATGGCCATGGGGTGGTTGGCGGTGTGGTGGCAGCGATTGATTCCATGGCAGATATTTTTGCCACCGAATGGCCAACATCGGGGGAAACCTATCTGGTCAACGGCGCCGTGCCAAAGACCGGCAGCCTTTATAAATTGCCTGCTTTGGCAGATATCTATGAACGCATTCTCAAAGAAGCCGGCACCGAGGGCGGGCGTGAACAGGTCATCAGCCGAGCGCGCAAAATTTGGCGTGAAGGCTTTGTTGCTGAAGCCATAGATGATTTTTGTCGCAATGCATCGGTGCTGGATACATCGGGGTTGCGTCACAACGGGTTGTTGACCGGCGAAGACATTGCCCAGTTTTCCGCCCATTACGAAGACCCGCTAACGTATGATTATTGCGGCACGACCGTGGCCAAATGCGGGCCATGGTCTCAAGCCCCGGTCATGTTGCAACAATTGGCCTTGTTAAAGGGCTTTGATCTTTCCGCCATGGACCCGTTGGGCGTGGATTTTGTTCACACCGTGGTGGAATGCGCCAAGCTTGCCTTTGCTGATCGTGAAAAATTCTATGGTGATCCCGATTTCGCAGACGTCCCCATGGATGTGTTGCTGTCCGATGTCTACAACGATGCGCGCCGCGCGCTGGTGGGCAATGATGCATCAATGGAACAACGCGCGGGCGAAATCCCGGGCTTTGGTGCCGGGGTGGCGTTAAGCGGCGCCGACAATCCTGATGCCAGTGCCGGTGCCGGGGAACCCGGTGCGGCATTGGGCAGCCAAAAGGGCGATACCGTCCACATTGATGCGGTGGATCGCTTTGGCAATATTGTTTCGGCCACGCCGTCAGGTGCGTGGCTGCATTCATCGCCGGTGGTGCCGGGTCTGGGCTTTCCGCTGGGTACCCGGGCGCAGATGTTCTGGTTGGATGAAACCCACCCCAATGGGGTGGCCCCGGGCAAACGGCCGCGCACCACGCTGTCGCCATCTTTGGCCTTAAAAGACGGCAAGCCGTGGCTCAGCTTTGGCACGCCCGGCGGTGATTTTCAGGACCAATGGCCGCTGACCATGTTCTTGCGCCATGTTCACCATGGGCTGAACCTGCAAGAAGCCATTGATTTGCCCTTGTTTGAAACGCTCCATTTTCCAAATTCCTTTTGGCCGCGCACGGCTTACCCCGGGCATCTGGGATTGGAAGGGGGCTTCGCGCCTGAAACAGTGGCAGAGCTCAAACGGCGAGGGCACCAGATAGAAACCGGGCCCTCTTGGTCCATTGGCCGGGTGACCGCAGCCGCCATTGATGGCCCGTGGCTCAAGGCTGCGGCGACCTCACGATTCATGCAAAGCT
- a CDS encoding DUF423 domain-containing protein, translating into MNTAQPPKPAAPLSKFAAATIACGAFMGLCGIILGTLAAHGAHVEAQPLLKTASTYAMAHGMAMIPTVLARERLAIDLVACKILTTAILCFGSGVILFSGGLVLMSIGLNLNIVPVGGVLLMGGWSGLCVGALIHLRCKQ; encoded by the coding sequence ATGAACACCGCCCAGCCCCCAAAACCAGCGGCCCCGCTATCCAAATTCGCCGCCGCCACCATTGCGTGCGGCGCTTTCATGGGCCTGTGCGGGATCATCCTGGGCACACTGGCCGCCCACGGCGCCCATGTGGAAGCCCAGCCCTTGTTAAAAACCGCGTCCACCTATGCTATGGCCCATGGCATGGCCATGATCCCGACGGTTCTGGCCCGGGAACGATTGGCCATTGATTTGGTCGCTTGCAAAATACTCACCACCGCCATCCTTTGTTTTGGCTCCGGTGTGATTTTGTTCTCTGGCGGGCTTGTCTTGATGAGCATCGGCCTTAATTTAAATATCGTGCCCGTTGGCGGCGTGCTCTTGATGGGTGGCTGGTCCGGGCTTTGTGTTGGCGCGCTCATCCATTTGCGCTGCAAGCAATAA